The Bombus pascuorum chromosome 11, iyBomPasc1.1, whole genome shotgun sequence genome has a window encoding:
- the LOC132912120 gene encoding ATP-binding cassette sub-family C member 4-like isoform X1 translates to MDSSKKYDNPNPKLTANVFSKLIFWWLKPLFWYAKDHDLEIKDIYNVMPNDVSQHLGDKLERNWIKEVKFAEGTNIKPKFFNALRKTFMWSFAYYGGWQFLLAVVLRVIQPYVLGLLIWHFDPRAISTANEAYIYASAVILIVLCGALVNHHSILGLMEVGMRVRIACSSLMYRKILRLSRSSTNVTTPGQIINIMSNDVARFEQLFIALHYIWILPIQGALITFMIWESVGIASLAGVFLITMQTVPVQGYLGKWVSKLRLKIAVRTDERVRLMSEIIGGIQVIKMYTWEQPFEKLVSFVRSQEIDVLTVASYLRGFTLATFVFTERTTLYFTIMAYVLLGNTISADKVFSMAQYFNILQLTMAILYPMAVSAAAEAHVSIKRLENFLLLKENNNIIQSQQTNGDGSIMMKNITASWTENTIANTLHDINVQIEPGKLYAIVGSVGAGKSSFLQLILKELQQSHGEIKVNGTVSYASQEAWLFSGTVRNNVLFGQPYDKEKYNDVVRVCTLIKDFQQFNYGDRTLVGDRGASLSGGQRARINLARAVYRNADIYLLDDPLSAVDTHVGKQLFNECIKNYLRNKTRILVTHQVQYLKDCDYIILLNNGKIECEGTFAEIQNKRTDFLHMLSTEENKGDSEVMEIDDNTNHDLSINYGNGKDDDETEPKETEELMAKGNVSKSLYWKYFRAGGSVLMILIFVWSLIFGQIGSSGCDYWVAYWTKQEEIRITRNSINHTVQLSEQNHTVPFSIDGDTNKSTNETALLEMDDFNSTISKLFPLKNESFDNITWTINARSNTVYLHRDTALWIYGVFILTSIVLTSTRNIVFYKICMNASKNLHNLMFSCLLKAPMLFFDTHPSGRILNRFSKDVGSVDEILPRTMIESIQIFTVMIGILVQVFIINWWTIFPMFIMGFLYWQIRNIYLKTAQDMKRFEGTTKSPVFSHVSSSLLGLTTIRSACAHNMVRKEFDVHQDLHTSAYYLTIATSTAFGFALDVVSICFIAFITYSFIILDDGNTFAGNVGLAISQVLILCGMLQHGMRQTAETISQMTSVERILQFTQLDKEGPFESEPNKKPSAQWPSKGEINFDHLYLRYEDSAPPVLKDLCFTIKSGEKIGIVGRTGAGKTSLISALFRLTKLEGAIYIDKLDTKQIGLHELRRKISIIPQEPVLFSATLRDNLDPFHDFDDATLWAALEDVELKLSVSSLDYNVDQGGANFSVGQRQLLCLARAILRNNKILLLDEATANVDPATDALIQKTIRQKFKSCTVLTIAHRLNTIMDSNKVLVMDHGKAIEFDHPYVLLKNEQGHFTSMVKETGKLMFEQLKKIAEEAYNNVCTDSELQSLPQIHNGETVKDN, encoded by the exons ATGGATTCTAGTAAGAAATATGACAATCCTAATCCAAAATTAACGGCGAATGTTTTTAGTAAACTGATCTTTTG gTGGCTGAAACCCCTATTTTGGTATGCTAAGGATCATGATCTTGagattaaagatatttataatgtcATGCCAAACGATGTTAGTCAACATCTTGGAGATAAACTTGAGAG GAACTGGATTAAAGAAGTTAAGTTCGCAGAAGGAACAAATATAAAACCTAAATTTTTCAATGCTTTAAGAAAAACATTTATGTGGTCATTTGCTTACTATGGAGGATGGCAGTTTTTGTTAGCAGTTGTTTTAAG GGTTATTCAACCATATGTGCTAGGTCTTCTTATCTGGCACTTTGATCCTAGAGCAATATCCACAGCCAATGAAGCATATATTTATGCTTCAGCTGTTATACTTATAGTCTTATGTGGAGCTTTAGTCAATCATCATTCTATATTAGGTTTAATGGAAGTTGGAATGAGAGTGAGAATAGCATGTTCCTCTCTAATGTATAGAAAg ATTTTGCGTTTGTCAAGATCTTCTACTAATGTTACTACTCctggacaaattataaacataatgTCAAATGATGTAGCAAGATttgaacaattatttatagcATTGCATTATATTTGGATCTTACCAATTCAAGGTGCTTTGATTACTTTTATGATATGGGAAAGTGTAGGAATCGCATCTTTAGCTGGTGTTTTTCTTATAACCATGCAAACTGTACCTGTTCAAG GATATCTAGGAAAATGGGTAtcaaaattaagattaaaaatCGCAGTTAGGACTGACGAAAGAGTAAGATTAATGTCAGAAATAATTGGTGGAATTCAAGTCATTAAAATGTATACTTGGGAACAACCATTTGAAAAACTTGTTAGCTTTGTTAGAAG tCAGGAGATAGACGTACTAACAGTTGCATCGTACTTACGAGGTTTTACCTTAGCTACTTTTGTGTTTACcgaacgtacaacattatacttTACAATTATGGCATATGTACTTCTCGGCAACACTATATCTGCCGATAAAGTATTTTCGATGGCACAGTATTTTAATATCCTCCAACTTACTATGGCAATATTATACCCTATGGCTGTATCTGCTGCTGCAGAGGCTCATGTATCTATTAAGAGACTTGAa aatttccttctattgaaagaaaataataacataatccAGTCACAACAAACCAATGGAGATGGTAGTAttatgatgaaaaatattacagcGTCTTGGACAGAAAACACAATTGCAAATACGTTACATGATATCAATGTTCAAATAGAACCTGGTAAACTTTATGCTATTGTTGGTTCAGTTGGTGCAGGAAAG AGTTCATttcttcaattaattttaaaggaATTACAACAGTCACAtggagaaataaaagtaaatggTACTGTATCTTATGCTAGTCAAGAAGCGTGGTTATTTTCGGGTACAGTGCGCAATAATGTACTTTTTGGGCAGCCTTATGATAAAGAAAAGTATAATGATGTTGTTAGAGTATGTACTCTCATTAAAGATTTTCAGCAGTTTAATTATGGCGATAGAACTTTAGTTGGAGATAGAGGCGCATCACTCAGTGGTGGTCAACGAGCAAGAATTAATTTAGCTAG GGCTGTATATAGGAACgcggatatttatttattagatgATCCATTATCCGCAGTCGATACTCACGTAGGAAAACAATTGTTCAATGAATGCATCAAAAATTATCTtcgaaataaaacaagaatTCTTGTAACACATCAGgttcaatatttaaaagattgcGATTACATTATTCTATTGAACAAC GGCAAAATCGAATGTGAAGGTACATTTGCAGAAATTCAAAACAAACGTACAGACTTTTTACATATGCTTtcaacagaagaaaataaaggagaTTCAGAAGTCATGGAAATTGATGATAATACTAATCATGatttatctattaattatgGTAATGGTAAAGATGATGATGAAACAGAACCAAAAGAAACTGAGGAATTAATGGCAAAAGGAAACGTTTCTAAATCCctttattggaaatattttcgagCTGGAGGATCTGTCTTAATGATTTTGATTTTTGTATGGTCTTTAATTTTTGGACAGATAGGAAGTAGTGGTTGCGATTATTGGGTTGCTTATTG gaCAAAGCAGGAAGAAATACGCAttacacgtaatagtattaatcATACAGTTCAACTATCAGAACAAAACCACACAGTACCGTTTTCCATTGACGGagatacaaataaatcaacAAATGAAACGGCTTTATTGGAGATGGATGATTTTAATAgtacaatttcaaaattgttcCCGTTAAAAAATGAGAGTTTTGATAATATT acTTGGACTATTAACGCGAGGTCCAATACAGTTTACCTCCATCGTGATACTGCTTTGTGGATTTATGGAGTATTCATCCTTACAAGCATTGTATTGACATCCAcaagaaatattgtattttataaaatatgtatgaatGCTAGTAAAAATCTTCATAATCTCATGTTTTCGTGTTTATTAAAAGCGCCGATGCTATTTTTTGACACACATCCTTCTG GTCGCATTCTAAATCGTTTCTCAAAGGATGTTGGATCAGTAGATGAAATTTTACCAAGAACGATGATAGAATCCATCCAAATATTTACAGTAATGATTGGAATTTTAGTTCAagttttcattattaattggtGGACAATATTTCCAATGTTTATCATGGGTTTCTTATATTGgcaaatacgaaatatttatcttaaaaCTGCTCAAGATATGAAACGTTTTGAAGGAACTA CCAAAAGTCCTGTTTTCTCCCATGTTAGTTCTTCCTTATTAGGACTAACAACAATTCGTTCTGCTTGCGCGCATAACATGGTTCGGAAAGAATTCGACGTTCACCAAGATCTTCATACTAGTGCTTATTATTTGACAATAGCAACAAGTACTGCTTTTGGATTTGCATTAGATGTTGTGtctatttgttttattgcTTTTATTACCTATAGCTTCATCATATTGGATGatg GAAATACATTTGCGGGAAATGTAGGATTAGCCATATCTCAAGTATTAATCTTATGTGGAATGCTTCAGCATGGAATGCGTCAAACTGCAGAAACAATATCACAAATGACAAGTGTAGAACGAATTCTACAATTTACACAACTTGATAAAGAGGGACCATTTGAAAGTGAACCTAATAAAAAACCGTCTGCACAGTGGCCTTCTAaaggagaaataaatttcgatcatttatatttacgcTATGAAGATTCCGCACCACCAGTCCTTAAAGATTTATGTTTTACCATTAAATCTGGAGAAAag ATAGGAATAGTCGGTCGCACTGGTGCTGGTAAAACTTCTTTGATATCAGCTTTGTTTCGTTTGACTAAACTCGAAGGTGCTATTTACATAGATAAGTTAGATACAAAGCAAATAGGTCTTCATGAATTACGAAGGAAAATCTCTATTATCCCACAAGAACCTGTATTATTCTCAGCGACGCTTCGAGATAATCTCGATCCATTTCATGATTTTGATGATGCTACTCTTTGGGCTGCCCTTGAGGatgtagaattaaaattaagtgtTTCTTCTTTAGACTATAATGTTGATCAAGGTGGAGCTAATTTCAGTGTGGGGCAAAGACAGTTACTCTGTTTAGCTCGAGCGatcttaagaaataataagatTCTGCTTCTTGATGAAGCTACTGCTAATGTCGATCCTGCGACGGATGCCTTAATACAAAAGACTATTCGACAAAAATTTAAGAGTTGCACAGTATTAACCATAGCACATAGATTGAATACAATTATGGATAGCAACAAAGTGCTAGTTATGGATCATGGAAAAGCAATTGAATTTGATCATCCCTATGTTCTACTTAAAAATGAGCAAGGTCATTTCACTAGTATGGTCAAAGAAACTGGAAAGCTAATGTTTGAACAACTCAAAAAAATTGCAGAAGag gCTTATAACAATGTCTGCACCGATTCAGAATTGCAGTCATTACCACAAATTCATAATGGTGAAACAGTGAAAGATAATTAG
- the LOC132912147 gene encoding DNA replication complex GINS protein SLD5, producing the protein MEVDAGAQLIAEDSDQEEEELTAQSVLLAIEEAWLNEKFAPEILPHRSDLIDCMLQQITHMEENMKRLDKGDLRLMIHRMELDRIKYVISNYLRARLEKIEKYTIHILSQEANRSSEDCYLSVAELQFAKEFLASIETLFKTVALQHMPGNFQTFEVDTLAVKPNMQAYVFLRANDRINGILLPGSMDEEIDLEPGSQHIIQYSAVADLVKTGAVKLI; encoded by the coding sequence ATGGAAGTTGATGCAGGAGCACAATTGATAGCAGAGGACAGTGAtcaggaagaagaagaactaACTGCTCAAAGTGTTTTATTAGCGATAGAGGAAGCTTGGCTAAACGAAAAATTCGCTCCTGAGATTTTACCACACCGGTCTGATTTGATTGACTGCATGCTGCAGCAAATCACACATATGGAAGAAAACATGAAGAGGTTAGACAAAGGAGATTTAAGATTAATGATACATAGAATGGAATTAGATAggattaaatatgttataagtAATTATCTCAGGGCTCGATTagagaaaattgagaaatatacCATTCACATACTTTCTCAAGAAGCTAACAGATCTTCTGAGGATTGTTACTTATCAGTTGCAGAGCTACAATTTGCGAAAGAGTTTCTTGCAAGTATCGAAACACTTTTTAAAACAGTTGCTTTGCAACATATGCCTGGAAATTTTCAGACATTTGAAGTTGATACATTAGCTGTAAAACCTAATATGCAagcatatgtatttttaaggGCTAATGATAGAATTAACGGAATCTTACTTCCTGGTTCAATGGACGAAGAAATAGATCTTGAACCAGGCTCGCaacatattatacaatatagtGCTGTAGCTGATTTAGTTAAAACTGGTgctgttaaattaatttaa
- the LOC132912120 gene encoding ATP-binding cassette subfamily C member 4-like isoform X2 gives MDSSKKYDNPNPKLTANVFSKLIFWWLKPLFWYAKDHDLEIKDIYNVMPNDVSQHLGDKLERNWIKEVKFAEGTNIKPKFFNALRKTFMWSFAYYGGWQFLLAVVLRVIQPYVLGLLIWHFDPRAISTANEAYIYASAVILIVLCGALVNHHSILGLMEVGMRVRIACSSLMYRKILRLSRSSTNVTTPGQIINIMSNDVARFEQLFIALHYIWILPIQGALITFMIWESVGIASLAGVFLITMQTVPVQGYLGKWVSKLRLKIAVRTDERVRLMSEIIGGIQVIKMYTWEQPFEKLVSFVRSQEIDVLTVASYLRGFTLATFVFTERTTLYFTIMAYVLLGNTISADKVFSMAQYFNILQLTMAILYPMAVSAAAEAHVSIKRLENFLLLKENNNIIQSQQTNGDGSIMMKNITASWTENTIANTLHDINVQIEPGKLYAIVGSVGAGKSSFLQLILKELQQSHGEIKVNGTVSYASQEAWLFSGTVRNNVLFGQPYDKEKYNDVVRVCTLIKDFQQFNYGDRTLVGDRGASLSGGQRARINLARAVYRNADIYLLDDPLSAVDTHVGKQLFNECIKNYLRNKTRILVTHQVQYLKDCDYIILLNNGKIECEGTFAEIQNKRTDFLHMLSTEENKGDSEVMEIDDNTNHDLSINYGNGKDDDETEPKETEELMAKGNVSKSLYWKYFRAGGSVLMILIFVWSLIFGQIGSSGCDYWVAYWTKQEEIRITRNSINHTVQLSEQNHTVPFSIDGDTNKSTNETALLEMDDFNSTISKLFPLKNESFDNITWTINARSNTVYLHRDTALWIYGVFILTSIVLTSTRNIVFYKICMNASKNLHNLMFSCLLKAPMLFFDTHPSGRILNRFSKDVGSVDEILPRTMIESIQIFTVMIGILVQVFIINWWTIFPMFIMGFLYWQIRNIYLKTAQDMKRFEGTRNTFAGNVGLAISQVLILCGMLQHGMRQTAETISQMTSVERILQFTQLDKEGPFESEPNKKPSAQWPSKGEINFDHLYLRYEDSAPPVLKDLCFTIKSGEKIGIVGRTGAGKTSLISALFRLTKLEGAIYIDKLDTKQIGLHELRRKISIIPQEPVLFSATLRDNLDPFHDFDDATLWAALEDVELKLSVSSLDYNVDQGGANFSVGQRQLLCLARAILRNNKILLLDEATANVDPATDALIQKTIRQKFKSCTVLTIAHRLNTIMDSNKVLVMDHGKAIEFDHPYVLLKNEQGHFTSMVKETGKLMFEQLKKIAEEAYNNVCTDSELQSLPQIHNGETVKDN, from the exons ATGGATTCTAGTAAGAAATATGACAATCCTAATCCAAAATTAACGGCGAATGTTTTTAGTAAACTGATCTTTTG gTGGCTGAAACCCCTATTTTGGTATGCTAAGGATCATGATCTTGagattaaagatatttataatgtcATGCCAAACGATGTTAGTCAACATCTTGGAGATAAACTTGAGAG GAACTGGATTAAAGAAGTTAAGTTCGCAGAAGGAACAAATATAAAACCTAAATTTTTCAATGCTTTAAGAAAAACATTTATGTGGTCATTTGCTTACTATGGAGGATGGCAGTTTTTGTTAGCAGTTGTTTTAAG GGTTATTCAACCATATGTGCTAGGTCTTCTTATCTGGCACTTTGATCCTAGAGCAATATCCACAGCCAATGAAGCATATATTTATGCTTCAGCTGTTATACTTATAGTCTTATGTGGAGCTTTAGTCAATCATCATTCTATATTAGGTTTAATGGAAGTTGGAATGAGAGTGAGAATAGCATGTTCCTCTCTAATGTATAGAAAg ATTTTGCGTTTGTCAAGATCTTCTACTAATGTTACTACTCctggacaaattataaacataatgTCAAATGATGTAGCAAGATttgaacaattatttatagcATTGCATTATATTTGGATCTTACCAATTCAAGGTGCTTTGATTACTTTTATGATATGGGAAAGTGTAGGAATCGCATCTTTAGCTGGTGTTTTTCTTATAACCATGCAAACTGTACCTGTTCAAG GATATCTAGGAAAATGGGTAtcaaaattaagattaaaaatCGCAGTTAGGACTGACGAAAGAGTAAGATTAATGTCAGAAATAATTGGTGGAATTCAAGTCATTAAAATGTATACTTGGGAACAACCATTTGAAAAACTTGTTAGCTTTGTTAGAAG tCAGGAGATAGACGTACTAACAGTTGCATCGTACTTACGAGGTTTTACCTTAGCTACTTTTGTGTTTACcgaacgtacaacattatacttTACAATTATGGCATATGTACTTCTCGGCAACACTATATCTGCCGATAAAGTATTTTCGATGGCACAGTATTTTAATATCCTCCAACTTACTATGGCAATATTATACCCTATGGCTGTATCTGCTGCTGCAGAGGCTCATGTATCTATTAAGAGACTTGAa aatttccttctattgaaagaaaataataacataatccAGTCACAACAAACCAATGGAGATGGTAGTAttatgatgaaaaatattacagcGTCTTGGACAGAAAACACAATTGCAAATACGTTACATGATATCAATGTTCAAATAGAACCTGGTAAACTTTATGCTATTGTTGGTTCAGTTGGTGCAGGAAAG AGTTCATttcttcaattaattttaaaggaATTACAACAGTCACAtggagaaataaaagtaaatggTACTGTATCTTATGCTAGTCAAGAAGCGTGGTTATTTTCGGGTACAGTGCGCAATAATGTACTTTTTGGGCAGCCTTATGATAAAGAAAAGTATAATGATGTTGTTAGAGTATGTACTCTCATTAAAGATTTTCAGCAGTTTAATTATGGCGATAGAACTTTAGTTGGAGATAGAGGCGCATCACTCAGTGGTGGTCAACGAGCAAGAATTAATTTAGCTAG GGCTGTATATAGGAACgcggatatttatttattagatgATCCATTATCCGCAGTCGATACTCACGTAGGAAAACAATTGTTCAATGAATGCATCAAAAATTATCTtcgaaataaaacaagaatTCTTGTAACACATCAGgttcaatatttaaaagattgcGATTACATTATTCTATTGAACAAC GGCAAAATCGAATGTGAAGGTACATTTGCAGAAATTCAAAACAAACGTACAGACTTTTTACATATGCTTtcaacagaagaaaataaaggagaTTCAGAAGTCATGGAAATTGATGATAATACTAATCATGatttatctattaattatgGTAATGGTAAAGATGATGATGAAACAGAACCAAAAGAAACTGAGGAATTAATGGCAAAAGGAAACGTTTCTAAATCCctttattggaaatattttcgagCTGGAGGATCTGTCTTAATGATTTTGATTTTTGTATGGTCTTTAATTTTTGGACAGATAGGAAGTAGTGGTTGCGATTATTGGGTTGCTTATTG gaCAAAGCAGGAAGAAATACGCAttacacgtaatagtattaatcATACAGTTCAACTATCAGAACAAAACCACACAGTACCGTTTTCCATTGACGGagatacaaataaatcaacAAATGAAACGGCTTTATTGGAGATGGATGATTTTAATAgtacaatttcaaaattgttcCCGTTAAAAAATGAGAGTTTTGATAATATT acTTGGACTATTAACGCGAGGTCCAATACAGTTTACCTCCATCGTGATACTGCTTTGTGGATTTATGGAGTATTCATCCTTACAAGCATTGTATTGACATCCAcaagaaatattgtattttataaaatatgtatgaatGCTAGTAAAAATCTTCATAATCTCATGTTTTCGTGTTTATTAAAAGCGCCGATGCTATTTTTTGACACACATCCTTCTG GTCGCATTCTAAATCGTTTCTCAAAGGATGTTGGATCAGTAGATGAAATTTTACCAAGAACGATGATAGAATCCATCCAAATATTTACAGTAATGATTGGAATTTTAGTTCAagttttcattattaattggtGGACAATATTTCCAATGTTTATCATGGGTTTCTTATATTGgcaaatacgaaatatttatcttaaaaCTGCTCAAGATATGAAACGTTTTGAAGGAACTA GAAATACATTTGCGGGAAATGTAGGATTAGCCATATCTCAAGTATTAATCTTATGTGGAATGCTTCAGCATGGAATGCGTCAAACTGCAGAAACAATATCACAAATGACAAGTGTAGAACGAATTCTACAATTTACACAACTTGATAAAGAGGGACCATTTGAAAGTGAACCTAATAAAAAACCGTCTGCACAGTGGCCTTCTAaaggagaaataaatttcgatcatttatatttacgcTATGAAGATTCCGCACCACCAGTCCTTAAAGATTTATGTTTTACCATTAAATCTGGAGAAAag ATAGGAATAGTCGGTCGCACTGGTGCTGGTAAAACTTCTTTGATATCAGCTTTGTTTCGTTTGACTAAACTCGAAGGTGCTATTTACATAGATAAGTTAGATACAAAGCAAATAGGTCTTCATGAATTACGAAGGAAAATCTCTATTATCCCACAAGAACCTGTATTATTCTCAGCGACGCTTCGAGATAATCTCGATCCATTTCATGATTTTGATGATGCTACTCTTTGGGCTGCCCTTGAGGatgtagaattaaaattaagtgtTTCTTCTTTAGACTATAATGTTGATCAAGGTGGAGCTAATTTCAGTGTGGGGCAAAGACAGTTACTCTGTTTAGCTCGAGCGatcttaagaaataataagatTCTGCTTCTTGATGAAGCTACTGCTAATGTCGATCCTGCGACGGATGCCTTAATACAAAAGACTATTCGACAAAAATTTAAGAGTTGCACAGTATTAACCATAGCACATAGATTGAATACAATTATGGATAGCAACAAAGTGCTAGTTATGGATCATGGAAAAGCAATTGAATTTGATCATCCCTATGTTCTACTTAAAAATGAGCAAGGTCATTTCACTAGTATGGTCAAAGAAACTGGAAAGCTAATGTTTGAACAACTCAAAAAAATTGCAGAAGag gCTTATAACAATGTCTGCACCGATTCAGAATTGCAGTCATTACCACAAATTCATAATGGTGAAACAGTGAAAGATAATTAG
- the LOC132912132 gene encoding tubulin alpha chain-like — MRECISMHVGQAGVQMGNACWELYCLEHGIQPDGTIPSDKVSGTNDCFNTFFNETSSGKMVPRAVMVDLEPTVVDEVRIGRYKQLYHPEQLITGKEDAANNYARGHYSIGREVIDSVMDRVRRLTDQCTGLQGFFVFHSFGGGTGSGFTSLLMQKLSDDYGKKSKLEFAVYPAPQVSTAVVEPYNSILTTHTTIGHSDCAFMVDNEAIYDICRRKLGIERPSYANLNRLISQVVSSITASLRFDGALNVDLTEFQTNLVPYPRIHFPLATYAPVVSADKAFHEGMSVAEITSECFEASNQMVKCDPREGKYMACCLLYRGEVVPKDVNAAIAAMKRKSCIRFVDWCPTGFKVGINYQPPTVVPGGDLAKVQRAVSMLSNTTAIEEAWSKLNYKFDLMYNKRAFVHWYVGEGMEEGEFAEARDDLAALERDYEEVALESSTTPDASLEY, encoded by the exons ATG CGTGAGTGTATTTCAATGCACGTGGGTCAAGCAGGTGTTCAAATGGGTAACGCGTGTTGGGAATTGTATTGTTTGGAACATGGAATTCAACCGGATGGAACGATACCATCAGACAAAGTGTCCGGAACAAACGATTGTTTTAATACCTTTTTCAATGAAACCAGTTCTGGCAAGATGGTACCGCGTGCTGTGATGGTTGACTTAGAGCCTACGGTCGTTG ACGAAGTAAGGATAGGACGTTACAAGCAATTATATCACCCTGAACAATTAATCACGGGTAAAGAAGATGCTGCAAACAATTATGCTCGTGGTCATTATTCCATTGGTAGGGAAGTAATAGACTCTGTAATGGATCGAGTGAGAAGGTTGACGGATCAATGTACTGGACTTCAAGGATTTTTCGTCTTCCATTCGTTTGGAGGAGGCACCGGGTCGGGATTCACTTCGTTGCTTATGCAAAAACTGTCCGATGATTATGGGAAAAAGAGCAAATTAGAATTCGCCGTATATCCAGCACCACAA GTGTCTACCGCCGTCGTAGAACCATACAACTCGATTCTGACAACTCACACTACAATCGGTCATTCGGATTGCGCGTTTATGGTGGATAACGAAGCGATTTATGATATATGTAGACGGAAGCTTGGTATCGAGCGGCCTTCATACGCGAATCTGAATCGCCTTATCAGCCAAGTGGTATCATCGATAACTGCCTCTTTGAGATTCGATGGTGCTCTGAACGTAGATCTAACGGAATTTCAAACGAACTTAGTACCATACCCTAGGATTCATTTCCCACTGGCGACTTATGCGCCGGTGGTTTCGGCTGATAAAGCTTTCCATGAAGGGATGTCCGTAGCAGAAATAACGTCCGAATGCTTCGAGGCATCCAATCAAATGGTCAAATGCGATCCTCGAGAAGGAAAATATATGGCCTGCTGCCTGCTTTATCGCGGGGAGGTGGTACCAAAGGATGTGAACGCGGCAATTGCGGCTATGAAAAGGAAAAGTTGTATACGTTTCGTTGATTGGTGTCCAACTGGTTTTAAGGTCGGCATCAATTATCAACCACCTACTGTTGTTCCGGGTGGAGACCTCGCCAAG GTTCAAAGGGCGGTTTCAATGTTATCGAACACAACAGCTATCGAGGAAGCCTGgtctaaattaaattacaagttCGATCTTATGTACAACAAGCGAGCTTTCGTACATTGGTACGTCGGAGAAGGTATGGAGGAAGGTGAGTTTGCAGAAGCGCGTGATGATCTTGCCGCATTAGAGAGAGACTACGAAGAAGTCGCACTCGAATCGTCAACCACGCCAGATGCTTCGttggaatattaa